The following coding sequences are from one Gemmobacter sp. 24YEA27 window:
- a CDS encoding glycosyltransferase family 4 protein: MRLLAHTLDPAKYRIEVLPCFRKDGMPDQSHDQLRALGVTVDTTAYTLGFEDTVAYLRRRITGADIVISSQNVADIYPAMDGLALHPPLIEHGGLVSEALAGPKHLTTRYVGVCDTIRAAAAGRMPDRPQHAIEIPSMVDLTEFDPATRGPMRHSLGVAPDQILIGWVGRLDRKKRVEDFLRAAADVARTEPLARFVIVGGPDAFMPDYADALHRLAQTLGLSERLIFIGDRPMCPRCSPPWTSSAGCHAGKGCRM; encoded by the coding sequence GCTTGACCCCGCGAAATACCGGATCGAGGTGCTGCCCTGTTTCCGCAAAGACGGGATGCCGGACCAGAGTCATGATCAGCTGCGCGCGCTTGGTGTGACTGTCGACACCACCGCCTATACGCTCGGGTTCGAGGATACCGTGGCCTATCTGCGCCGCCGCATCACCGGGGCGGATATCGTGATCTCATCGCAGAATGTGGCCGATATTTACCCCGCGATGGACGGTCTGGCCCTGCATCCGCCGCTGATCGAACATGGCGGGCTGGTGTCAGAGGCGCTGGCCGGGCCAAAGCATCTGACCACCCGCTATGTCGGCGTCTGCGACACCATCCGCGCGGCTGCGGCGGGCCGGATGCCGGATCGCCCGCAGCATGCGATCGAAATCCCCTCGATGGTGGATCTGACCGAGTTCGATCCCGCGACCCGCGGGCCGATGCGGCACAGCCTTGGCGTTGCGCCGGACCAGATCCTGATCGGCTGGGTCGGGCGGCTGGACCGCAAGAAGCGGGTTGAGGATTTCCTCCGTGCGGCGGCCGACGTCGCCCGGACCGAACCGTTGGCGCGGTTTGTCATAGTGGGCGGCCCGGATGCCTTCATGCCGGACTATGCCGATGCGTTGCATCGGCTGGCGCAAACCCTCGGGCTGTCGGAACGGCTGATCTTCATCGGCGACCGGCCGATGTGCCCGCGCTGCTCTCCGCCATGGACATCTTCTGCTGGCTGTCACGCGGGGAAGGGATGCCGCATGTGA
- a CDS encoding catalase: MPKFKSARIHDQTLTRGAGGELHQTAEDGFDTLTTAQGGPVADDQNALKIGARGPTLIEDFHFREKMFHFDHERIPERVVHARGYGAHGFFETYEPLIEFTRADIFQRAGEITPVFVRFSTVAGSKGSADLARDVRGFAVKFYTQEGNWDLVGNNIPVFFIQDAIKFPDIIHAVKPEPDRGFPQAQSAHDNFWDFISLTPESMNMIMWVMSDRAIPRSFRFMEGFGVHTFRLLDENDKSTFVKFIWKPKLGMQSVMWNEAVKINGADPDFHRRDLWNAIQAGDFPEWELCLQLFDQDFADSFDFDVLDPTKLIPEELIKPIPVGRLVLDRMPDNFFAETEQVAFMTQNVPPGIDFSDDPLLQGRNFSYLDTQLKRLGSPNFTHIPVNAPKCPFAHFQQDGHMAMRNPKGRVNYQPNSHGLGPREDPQRGHRSHATPPEGPKQRLRPESFADHYSQARQFYLSQTAVEQKHIASALVFELAKCELPVIRERMIAHLLNIDGPLAETVAEKLGIKMLPDPADAAVAPVDLPESPALSILSNPPESFAGRKVGALICDGVDAALVQELADALASEGAMLEVIAPKIGGARAADGSLIPAMHMVDGGPSVLFDAVALILTPEGAERLAGDVAARDFVSDAFAHCKFIAHTQGATALLEAVGIEPTADEGLLPLDLGTCADFVATCRQIRLWARERALKP; the protein is encoded by the coding sequence ATGCCGAAGTTCAAAAGCGCCAGGATCCATGACCAGACACTGACCCGCGGTGCGGGTGGCGAATTGCATCAGACGGCGGAGGACGGGTTCGATACCCTGACCACCGCACAGGGCGGGCCGGTCGCAGATGACCAGAACGCGCTGAAAATCGGGGCTCGCGGCCCGACCCTGATCGAGGATTTCCACTTTCGTGAGAAGATGTTCCATTTCGACCATGAGCGTATCCCGGAACGCGTGGTCCATGCCCGGGGTTACGGCGCGCATGGGTTCTTTGAAACCTATGAACCGCTGATAGAATTCACCCGCGCCGACATTTTCCAGCGCGCCGGAGAGATCACCCCGGTCTTCGTGCGTTTCTCGACCGTGGCGGGATCGAAGGGCAGCGCCGATCTTGCCCGCGATGTGCGTGGCTTTGCGGTGAAGTTCTACACGCAGGAAGGCAACTGGGATCTTGTCGGCAACAACATCCCGGTCTTCTTCATCCAGGATGCGATCAAATTCCCCGACATCATCCATGCGGTGAAACCCGAACCCGACCGGGGCTTTCCGCAGGCGCAATCGGCGCATGACAATTTCTGGGATTTCATCAGTCTGACCCCGGAATCCATGAATATGATCATGTGGGTGATGTCGGACCGGGCCATCCCCCGGTCATTCCGGTTCATGGAGGGGTTCGGGGTCCACACCTTCCGTCTGCTGGATGAGAATGACAAGTCCACCTTCGTGAAATTCATCTGGAAGCCCAAACTGGGCATGCAATCGGTGATGTGGAACGAGGCGGTCAAGATCAACGGTGCCGATCCCGACTTTCACCGCCGCGATCTGTGGAACGCCATTCAGGCCGGGGACTTCCCGGAATGGGAGCTGTGCCTGCAGCTCTTCGATCAGGACTTCGCCGACAGCTTTGACTTCGACGTTCTCGACCCGACCAAGCTGATCCCCGAGGAACTGATCAAGCCGATCCCGGTCGGACGTCTGGTGCTGGACCGCATGCCCGACAACTTCTTCGCCGAGACCGAGCAGGTCGCATTCATGACGCAGAACGTGCCGCCGGGGATCGATTTCTCCGACGATCCGCTGCTGCAAGGCCGCAATTTCAGCTATCTTGATACCCAGCTGAAGCGGCTTGGCAGCCCGAACTTCACCCACATCCCGGTGAATGCGCCGAAATGCCCCTTCGCGCATTTCCAGCAAGACGGGCATATGGCGATGCGCAACCCGAAAGGCCGGGTGAATTACCAGCCGAACTCGCACGGGCTTGGCCCCCGCGAAGACCCGCAACGTGGCCATCGCAGCCATGCTACCCCGCCCGAAGGCCCGAAACAGCGCCTGCGTCCTGAAAGCTTTGCCGATCACTACAGCCAGGCACGTCAGTTCTATCTGTCGCAAACGGCGGTCGAGCAGAAGCACATCGCCAGCGCTCTGGTCTTCGAGCTGGCGAAATGCGAGCTGCCGGTGATCCGCGAGCGCATGATCGCGCATCTCCTGAACATCGACGGACCGCTGGCCGAGACGGTTGCCGAAAAGCTGGGGATCAAGATGCTGCCCGATCCGGCAGATGCCGCCGTGGCACCTGTCGATCTTCCGGAATCCCCGGCCCTCAGCATCCTCAGCAATCCCCCTGAAAGCTTCGCAGGCCGCAAGGTCGGTGCGCTGATCTGCGACGGCGTGGACGCGGCGCTGGTGCAGGAACTGGCGGATGCGCTGGCCAGCGAAGGCGCCATGCTGGAAGTGATCGCCCCTAAGATCGGCGGCGCCAGGGCTGCGGATGGCAGTCTCATCCCCGCCATGCATATGGTGGATGGCGGGCCGTCGGTGCTCTTCGATGCGGTGGCACTGATCCTGACACCGGAAGGAGCCGAAAGGCTGGCCGGGGATGTGGCGGCGCGCGATTTTGTCAGTGACGCTTTTGCCCACTGCAAGTTCATTGCGCATACGCAGGGGGCTACGGCGCTGCTGGAAGCGGTCGGAATTGAGCCAACGGCGGATGAGGGGCTGCTGCCATTGGACCTTGGAACCTGCGCCGATTTTGTCGCCACCTGTCGGCAGATACGTCTCTGGGCCCGCGAACGCGCATTAAAGCCCTGA
- a CDS encoding cysteine hydrolase, whose protein sequence is MGQGLRHGSLGPDCVHICVDMQRLFGPGYPWAVPWLDQIMPNVEAICGHNSARTIFTRFLPPANPDETIGAWRHYYRKWDCVTLDRIGAEAVHLLPELVRHTPPAKIIDKMVYSPWFDPALDRLLARAKVNSILLTGGETDICVLATALGAIDRGFRVVMVRDALCSSSDRTHSELMDLYSSRFDTQIEVADTEETLENWPKG, encoded by the coding sequence ATGGGACAGGGGCTGAGACATGGTTCACTGGGGCCCGACTGCGTGCATATTTGTGTCGATATGCAACGTCTGTTTGGCCCCGGCTATCCCTGGGCGGTACCGTGGCTGGACCAGATTATGCCGAATGTCGAAGCGATATGCGGTCACAATTCTGCACGCACCATCTTCACTCGCTTCCTGCCCCCTGCCAACCCCGACGAGACAATCGGAGCATGGCGACATTACTATCGGAAGTGGGACTGCGTCACTCTGGACAGGATCGGAGCCGAGGCGGTACACCTCCTGCCCGAACTGGTGCGCCACACCCCGCCAGCGAAGATCATCGACAAGATGGTCTATTCGCCATGGTTTGATCCGGCGCTGGACCGTCTCCTCGCTCGGGCAAAGGTGAATTCGATCCTCCTGACCGGAGGCGAGACCGATATCTGCGTTTTGGCCACGGCATTGGGAGCTATTGATCGAGGTTTTCGGGTGGTCATGGTCAGGGATGCACTTTGCAGTTCATCCGACCGCACACATAGTGAGTTGATGGATCTCTACTCCAGCCGTTTCGATACGCAGATTGAGGTGGCAGATACCGAGGAAACTTTGGAAAACTGGCCAAAGGGCTGA
- a CDS encoding DNA-3-methyladenine glycosylase: MTLSFTPPFDPELDACALARKLIGAALLVRGVGGIVIETEAYAADDPASHSFRGPTLRNSAMFGPAGHAYVYLSYGMHLCLNVVGRPGEAVLIRALRPEWGLDVVRKRRPTGPLCAGPGRLCQALDVRSSDNGRPFDGADLVLRPAVRPTGEVISGPRIGISRAVDLPWRFGLTGETGLSRKF; this comes from the coding sequence ATGACCTTATCATTCACGCCGCCTTTCGATCCTGAGCTGGACGCATGTGCGCTGGCTCGCAAGCTCATTGGCGCAGCTCTGTTGGTGCGTGGCGTGGGAGGAATCGTCATCGAGACGGAGGCCTACGCTGCAGATGATCCGGCATCCCACAGCTTTCGCGGGCCAACCCTGCGTAATAGTGCGATGTTCGGCCCTGCGGGCCATGCCTATGTCTATCTTTCCTACGGGATGCATCTCTGTCTGAATGTGGTCGGTCGCCCGGGTGAGGCAGTGCTGATCCGCGCATTGCGCCCGGAATGGGGATTGGATGTGGTGCGGAAGCGCCGCCCGACGGGACCTCTGTGCGCTGGACCGGGACGATTGTGTCAGGCCCTGGATGTACGGAGTTCCGACAATGGCAGGCCCTTCGACGGAGCCGATCTGGTGCTCAGACCCGCAGTCCGGCCGACCGGGGAAGTGATCAGCGGTCCTCGCATTGGGATCTCTCGCGCGGTGGACCTGCCATGGCGCTTCGGGCTGACGGGTGAGACCGGACTGAGCCGGAAGTTCTAA